AACTTTCGGAGGACGTTGGGGTGGATGGATGATAGGCTTATATAACGGCCCTGGGTACAATCAATCAGAAGAAAACAACAATAAAGTGATTTCTGGTCTCGTGTATGTCCGTCCCATGCCTACTATACCTATTCTCAAGGGCTTGCAACTTGCCTATGTTGGAAGCTATGGAAAAAGCAACAACAAATTTGATTCAAAATTTGGTCCCACAAAGGAGTATCCAACATGGAGAGTAAATGTCGCCCAGGCTTCTCTTGTGCATCCGTTCTTTACACTTATGGGTCAATACTACTTGGGGAAAGGGACCAAGGACTCTAAAGAAGAAAAAGAAAGGGAAGGTTATCTGGTGGCAGGTTTCATACGGGCACCTATGATTGAAAAGTTAAGAGTTTTCGGGAAATATTACACATACGATCCCGACAAAAATAGAATAGCCACTCCTGCTAATAAGAAAGATGAGTACAGAGTGTACGTTTTAGGTTTATCCTACGACTGGAGCAAAGAATTCATGCCGTTCATTGCATGGGAAAGGGAAGATAACAAAGCTTACTCAACTCGAGAGGACTACGATCGTTATCAGGTAGGGTTCCAACTAAAATTCTAAAATAAAGTGCAAAAGCTGAATAGCTGACGGGGGGGGGAAATTACTTCCCACCCCGCTTCTCACAAACTGAGCTGTAAAAAATTATAAAGGGTTAGCAAGTTCGCTAACCCTACTTTTCTTTATTAAAATGGGCGATCCGGGACTCGAACCCGGGGCCTTTGGTTCCGGAGACCAACGCTCTATCCACCTGAGCTAATCGCCCATGCATTGAATTTGCTATTAACTCTTTCTCAGATAACCGTCAACTATTCGCTAATTTAGAAATTTTCTTCCGGCAGAACACCTTTAAGTCCTTCATCAACAATAATTTTTACAGGCCAGCTCCTATTCATCGTGTAAATATGAATGCCAATCACATCTTCCTCAACAAGACCAATCGCCTGCTCCACAGCGAACTCCACACCGTATTTTTCCAACTCCTCCGGTTTGTCTTTGAAACGCTCAACTTTATCACCTAGCTTCTTGGGCACAGCCGGTTTAGCTAAGTCGATTATACGGAGAAATTGCTTGTAATTCATCAGGGGGAAAATACCTGGAATTATAGGTACACCTACCCCCGCTTTCATCGCTAAATCACGAAATCGATAGAACTCATCATTATCGAAGAACAACTGGGTAATAACAAAGTCTGCACCTGCATCCACTTTACGTTTCAGATTCTCTATATCCACTTGCAAACTCGGAGCTTCCGGATGCTTTTGCGGATAACCAGCAACACCAATACAAAAATCCCCACGGGAAAAGATAAACTCGACCAACTCATTGGCATAACGGAATCCCCCCTCCATTGGTATAAAGCGAGGCATCCCTTCCGGCGGATCGCCTCGAAGGGCGAGGATGTTCTCAATTCCTTTCTCCTTAAGTTCCTCAAGAATCGCCGCTATATCCGACTTCGTCGCGTTAACGCACGTCAGATGAGTAAGGGCCGTCTGTTTATACGTGTTTTGCACCCTATCTGCGATCTCTATCGTCTTATCCCTTGTCTTTCCACCAGCACCGTAGGTTACAGAGATGAAATGGGGATTATAAACGGCGAGCTCTTCGATTACCTTGTAGAGACTCTCCACATTTCCCTCCCTCACGGGGGGAAATACTTCAAAGGACAGAGAAAACTTCCTCTTCGCTAATCCATCTCTGATCTTCATCTCTGACATTACCTCTCTTTGTATGCATGTAAATTACTATCTTTTACAATTCTATATCCTTCATAACAAATCACGTGTTGTTTGTAAAATCTTCCATGTGCTATTAGTAGTAAGAAGAGGGAAGAAATGACGATGAAGAAAAAATACAATGAATCTTCAATAAAACTCCTCCCCATTCTCCTTGTATTACTCACACTTCAAGGAATTACGCCTAATTCCAGTTTTGCAACAGAAACAAAAATCATGAATATCCGTCATTGGTCAGGACCAGACCATACTCGTGTCGTTATAGATGCATCGAAAGATATAGATTATACTATCACAAAGACCACTACAAAATTGAGGATAAAACTGAGGAACGCATCTATTGAAAAAAAACTGAGTCGTCGTTACATCATTGGAAAAGCTGGTGTACAAAGGATCCTCCTAAGCACAGTATCACCAAAACTTGTTCTTATGGATATTTACCTTTCGGGCAAAAATGAAACAAAGGTCTTTTCTCTGCCCAGGACAAAAGAGAAACCTCCCCGCCTCGTCATCGATGTTCTAGTTCCTGAAAAGACAATAGTGGAAAGCAACAAAAGGAAGAAGATTCGTGCTGAATGGAAAAGAACAATCATAGTAATAGATCCCGGTCACGGTGGCGACGATCCAGGCGCCGTTGGACCCAATGAGACTCAGGAAAAAAAGGTGGCTTTGAATGTAGCAAAAAAACTTCAGTATTTGCTG
This window of the Syntrophales bacterium genome carries:
- the metF gene encoding methylenetetrahydrofolate reductase [NAD(P)H], encoding MKIRDGLAKRKFSLSFEVFPPVREGNVESLYKVIEELAVYNPHFISVTYGAGGKTRDKTIEIADRVQNTYKQTALTHLTCVNATKSDIAAILEELKEKGIENILALRGDPPEGMPRFIPMEGGFRYANELVEFIFSRGDFCIGVAGYPQKHPEAPSLQVDIENLKRKVDAGADFVITQLFFDNDEFYRFRDLAMKAGVGVPIIPGIFPLMNYKQFLRIIDLAKPAVPKKLGDKVERFKDKPEELEKYGVEFAVEQAIGLVEEDVIGIHIYTMNRSWPVKIIVDEGLKGVLPEENF